GATAATACATTTGATTATGCGACAATTGGTTTTGCCCTGCGTAATGTACCGGATTATAAGCAGGTAATCCGCGAGATGGCACGGGTGGTCAAGCCGGGCGGCCAGGTGGTATCGCTTGAAGTAAGTAAGCCGCCTTTTGCTCCGTATCGTAAGCTGTTCTTTTTTTATTTCTATAACCTTTTGCCGCTTGTCGCTCGCATGGTGGTGGACAAGTATGAGGAATACAGTTGGCTGCCTCAGTCGCTAACCAACTTTCCTGACAGTAAGCAGCTTGCCGAAGTATTCCGAGAAACGGGGCTTGTCGATGTACAGACCAAGCTTTTCGTAGGCGGGGTTTCCGCTCTTCATATCGGTTTTAAGAAGCAGGTGGATCAACCATGAAAAAATTAAAAATTATTTTGGAAATGATTAAGTTTGAACATACGATT
This window of the Aneurinibacillus sp. REN35 genome carries:
- a CDS encoding demethylmenaquinone methyltransferase; protein product: MRENLRGEQKAEYVHSVFESIAKEYDRMNSVISFGRHGAWREYTNKRMGVREGQSAIDLCCGTCDWTISLAEAVGPSGKAVGLDFSQNMLDVGAKKVQTKGLSQVELVNGDAMRIPYPDNTFDYATIGFALRNVPDYKQVIREMARVVKPGGQVVSLEVSKPPFAPYRKLFFFYFYNLLPLVARMVVDKYEEYSWLPQSLTNFPDSKQLAEVFRETGLVDVQTKLFVGGVSALHIGFKKQVDQP